In Afipia sp. GAS231, a single window of DNA contains:
- a CDS encoding DUF3126 family protein — protein sequence MDVQEVRKLDAYLKRVFGNQKIRVVPRPKKDDSAEVYIGEEFIGVLFVDDEDDDRSFQFQMAILEEDLADLG from the coding sequence GTGGACGTTCAGGAAGTCAGGAAGCTCGACGCCTATCTCAAGCGTGTGTTCGGCAACCAGAAGATCCGCGTCGTGCCGCGGCCGAAAAAGGACGATTCCGCCGAGGTCTATATCGGCGAGGAGTTCATCGGCGTGCTGTTCGTCGATGACGAGGACGACGATCGTTCGTTCCAGTTCCAGATGGCAATCCTCGAGGAAGACCTCGCCGATCTCGGCTGA